In Papilio machaon chromosome W, ilPapMach1.1, whole genome shotgun sequence, a single genomic region encodes these proteins:
- the LOC123723225 gene encoding geminin-like, which translates to MSSGDVKDMPRATRRSLRTIQSTATDTENLVGKPSNSPKHQLSRESPVLDIAPPVKRKSPSHKKVQANNIDKVSVDDLTNPKTASKNYWKALATKSQAALQEALSQNEKLHETIDELKEEIVKLREMLEEANAFVEVVKDLTNNTNDDTGIDVNDVSQADSLDDTQKTEDGNEQTSL; encoded by the exons atgagCTCTGGTGATGTAAAA GATATGCCTCGCGCAACCAGAAGATCTTTAAGAACGATTCAGAGTACTGCAACGGACACCGAAAATTTGGTGGGTAAACCATCAAATAGTCCTAAACATCAGTTGTCCCGTGAATCTCCTGTCCTCGAcat tgctCCTccagttaaaagaaaaagtccATCTCACAAGAAAGTACAAGCTAACAACATTGACAAAGTATCTGTGGATGACTTGACCAATCCTAAAACAGCTTCTAAAAATTACTGGAAAGCTTTAGCTACTAAGAGCCA AGCTGCTTTACAAGAAGCATTAAGCCAGAATGAGAAGCTTCATGAAACAATAGATGAACTTAAAGAGGAGATTGTTAAGCTCAGAGAAATGTTGGAAGAAGCTAATGCCTTTGTGGAAGTGGTCAAG GATTTAACCAATAACACTAATGATGACACAGGCATTGATGTCAATGATGTCAGCCAGGCGGATTCCCTGGATGATACACAAAAAACTGAAGACGGCAATGAGCAAACATCTTTGTAG